Proteins encoded by one window of Candidatus Atribacteria bacterium:
- the tuf gene encoding elongation factor Tu (EF-Tu; promotes GTP-dependent binding of aminoacyl-tRNA to the A-site of ribosomes during protein biosynthesis; when the tRNA anticodon matches the mRNA codon, GTP hydrolysis results; the inactive EF-Tu-GDP leaves the ribosome and release of GDP is promoted by elongation factor Ts; many prokaryotes have two copies of the gene encoding EF-Tu), whose translation DVTGTVTLPEGVEMVMPGDRVTISGELITPIAMEKQLRFAIREGGRTISAGVVSEIIE comes from the coding sequence GGATGTAACCGGAACCGTCACTCTTCCCGAAGGGGTAGAGATGGTTATGCCCGGGGATAGAGTCACTATTAGCGGGGAATTGATTACTCCTATCGCTATGGAGAAACAGCTCCGCTTTGCTATCCGAGAAGGAGGGCGTACGATCAGTGCCGGAGTAGTAAGTGAGATAATAGAATAG